A region of Paraburkholderia sp. BL23I1N1 DNA encodes the following proteins:
- a CDS encoding 1-aminocyclopropane-1-carboxylate deaminase: MNLQRFPRYLLTFGPTPIQPLKRLSDHLGGKVHLYAKREDCNSGFAFGGNKTRKLEYLIPEALAQGCDTLVSIGGIQSNQTRQVAAVAAHLGLKCVLVQENWVNYSDAVYDRVGNIQMSRILGADVRLVADGFDIGFRKSWEDALESVRAAGGKPYAIPAGCSDHPLGGLGFVGFAEEVRQQEAELGFKFDYIVVCSVTGSTQAGMIVGFAADGRAERVIGIDASAKPAKTREQITRIAKQTAEKVGLARDITADDVVLDERYGGPEYGLPNEGTLEAIRLCARLEGVLTDPVYEGKSMHGMIDKVRNGEFPEGSRVLYAHLGGVPALNAYSFIFRDG, translated from the coding sequence ATGAACCTGCAACGATTCCCTCGCTACCTGTTGACTTTCGGGCCTACGCCGATCCAGCCGCTGAAGCGTTTGAGCGACCACTTGGGCGGCAAGGTGCATTTGTATGCGAAGCGCGAGGATTGCAACAGCGGTTTTGCGTTTGGCGGCAACAAGACGCGCAAGCTTGAGTATCTGATTCCCGAGGCCTTGGCGCAGGGTTGTGACACGTTGGTGTCGATTGGCGGGATTCAGTCGAACCAGACCCGCCAGGTTGCGGCTGTCGCTGCGCATTTGGGGTTGAAGTGTGTGCTGGTGCAGGAGAACTGGGTCAACTATTCGGACGCCGTGTACGACCGGGTCGGCAACATCCAGATGTCGCGCATTCTGGGCGCTGACGTCCGACTGGTGGCTGACGGCTTCGACATTGGTTTTCGCAAGAGTTGGGAGGATGCACTGGAGAGCGTGCGCGCTGCGGGCGGCAAGCCGTACGCGATCCCGGCGGGGTGTTCGGACCATCCACTGGGCGGCCTTGGCTTCGTCGGCTTTGCTGAAGAGGTGCGTCAGCAGGAAGCCGAACTCGGCTTCAAATTCGACTACATCGTGGTGTGTTCCGTGACGGGCAGCACCCAGGCCGGCATGATCGTGGGTTTCGCCGCCGACGGACGCGCCGAGCGCGTCATTGGCATTGATGCCTCGGCGAAACCGGCCAAGACGCGCGAGCAGATCACGCGAATCGCGAAGCAAACCGCGGAAAAAGTGGGCCTCGCCCGCGACATCACGGCCGACGACGTGGTGTTGGACGAGCGTTACGGCGGCCCTGAGTATGGCTTACCGAACGAAGGAACATTGGAAGCGATCCGCCTGTGTGCGCGACTCGAGGGCGTACTGACCGACCCCGTCTACGAGGGCAAATCGATGCACGGCATGATCGACAAGGTGCGAAACGGCGAATTCCCGGAGGGTTCGCGGGTGTTGTATGCGCACTTGGGCGGCGTACCGGCACTGAACGCCTACAGCTTCATTTTCCGGGACGGGTAA
- a CDS encoding Lrp/AsnC family transcriptional regulator, which translates to MNARKVSSTQVKTDVTDPATAATAAATTAPATATTTPTSKSDPHHPLDRIDRAILRQLQTDASISNVALAAKVKLSAPACLRRVERLKESGLIRGVVALIDPKAAGAGMLVIIGVVLDRSTPESFAAFEKAAQKVAGCMECHVVTGEFDYFMTIRTRDSDSFNRLHAEQLLYLPGVRQIRSFMVLKEILSTTKFPL; encoded by the coding sequence ATGAACGCAAGAAAAGTTAGCAGCACGCAGGTCAAGACGGACGTAACCGATCCTGCAACCGCTGCAACCGCCGCCGCCACAACCGCGCCTGCAACCGCCACGACAACCCCAACCTCGAAATCCGACCCTCATCACCCGCTCGATCGCATCGACCGGGCGATCCTGCGGCAACTGCAAACCGACGCGTCAATCTCGAACGTCGCGCTCGCGGCCAAAGTCAAACTGAGTGCGCCGGCGTGTCTGCGGCGCGTCGAGCGGCTAAAGGAATCGGGGCTGATTCGCGGGGTCGTGGCGTTGATCGACCCGAAAGCAGCCGGGGCGGGCATGCTGGTCATCATCGGCGTGGTGCTGGACCGGTCCACGCCGGAGTCATTCGCGGCGTTCGAAAAAGCGGCGCAGAAGGTGGCGGGGTGCATGGAATGTCATGTCGTGACCGGCGAGTTCGACTATTTCATGACGATCCGTACCCGCGATAGCGACAGCTTCAATCGTCTGCACGCTGAGCAGTTGCTCTACCTGCCAGGCGTGCGGCAAATCCGCTCGTTCATGGTGCTCAAGGAAATCCTGTCGACCACGAAATTTCCGCTGTAA